A DNA window from Ipomoea triloba cultivar NCNSP0323 chromosome 10, ASM357664v1 contains the following coding sequences:
- the LOC116031954 gene encoding double-stranded RNA-binding protein 4-like isoform X2 gives MAISTSNEDILMYKNRLQEYTQKLGLPLPSYKNVNEGLPHSPSFRSTVLVDGRTYEAKCTFPTRKQAEQEAARLALESLSKQINDTGSPTIYTEPRFCKSLLYQYALKNNLGMPSFKTINPAGPCLVYLSYMVFGGKTYTGEVAGSKKMAEQLAARVAIRSLLETDAERMSNIIKSNNKHDLYSLTRKEKDHAFSDKSKDSLSKQLEKAPENSPLYQASIQVSKNLLQGQTSSQTATVSFNSYGTVGGPRKELTCKPEISTWEQNKMGETDYRNVPDHKPQINNWVQNAMKTADRRNGQVHKPGPGTTRPSNWEQNKTVVDMRNGPKRKLESNNWNLIKKKNLGS, from the exons ATGGCAATTTCCACATCAAATGAAG aCATTCTGATGTATAAGAATCGATTACAAGAGTATACTCAAAAGCTGGGCCTTCCACTGCCAAGCTATAAAAATGTTAATGAAGGCTTGCCACATTCCCCGAGTTTTCGATCAACAGTTTTGGTTGATGGAAGAACATATGAAGCCAAGTGTACCTTCCCCACCAGAAAACAAGCTGAACAAGAAGCTGCAAGACTTGCACTAGAAAGCTTAAGCAAACAGATCAATGATACAGGCTCTCCAACCATTTACACG GAGCCTAGGTTTTGCAAGTCTTTGTTGTATCAGTATGCTCTCAAGAACAACCTAGGGATGCCATCATTTAAGACCATCAATCCAGCAGGGCCATGCCTGGTGTACCTCTCTTACATGGTATTTGGGGGCAAAACTTACACTGGCGAGGTCGCAGGAAGCAAGAAAATGGCAGAACAACTAGCGGCCCGTGTTGCTATTAGATCACTTCTTG AGACGGATGCAGAACGTATGTCAAACATTATCAAGTCCAATAATAAGCATGATCTTTATTCACTAACCAGAAAGGAAAAAGATCATGCTTTTTCAGATAAGTCTAAGG ACAGTTTATCAAAACAACTAGAGAAGGCACCAGAAAACTCACCTCTATATCAAGCTAGCATTCAGGTCTCCAAGAATCTGCTTCAAGGCCAAACAAGCAGTCAG ACTGCAACAGTTAGCTTCAATTCTTATGGGACAGTTGGTGGACCTAGAAAGGAACTAACTTGCAAACCTGAAATCAGCACCTGGGAGCAAAACAAGATGGGTGAAACTGATTATAGAAACGTTCCAGACCACAAACCTCAAATAAACAATTGGGTGCAGAATGCAATGAAAACTGCTGATCGCAGGAATGGTCAGGTGCACAAACCTGGACCAGGAACCACTCGACCCAGTAATTGGGAGCAAAACAAGACAGTTGTTGATATGAGGAATGGCCCAAAGCGCAAACTAGAAAGCAACAATTGGAATctgataaaaaagaaaaatctaggatcctaa
- the LOC116031954 gene encoding double-stranded RNA-binding protein 4-like isoform X1, which produces MAISTSNEDILMYKNRLQEYTQKLGLPLPSYKNVNEGLPHSPSFRSTVLVDGRTYEAKCTFPTRKQAEQEAARLALESLSKQINDTGSPTIYTEPRFCKSLLYQYALKNNLGMPSFKTINPAGPCLVYLSYMVFGGKTYTGEVAGSKKMAEQLAARVAIRSLLETDAERMSNIIKSNNKHDLYSLTRKEKDHAFSDKSKGADSLSKQLEKAPENSPLYQASIQVSKNLLQGQTSSQTATVSFNSYGTVGGPRKELTCKPEISTWEQNKMGETDYRNVPDHKPQINNWVQNAMKTADRRNGQVHKPGPGTTRPSNWEQNKTVVDMRNGPKRKLESNNWNLIKKKNLGS; this is translated from the exons ATGGCAATTTCCACATCAAATGAAG aCATTCTGATGTATAAGAATCGATTACAAGAGTATACTCAAAAGCTGGGCCTTCCACTGCCAAGCTATAAAAATGTTAATGAAGGCTTGCCACATTCCCCGAGTTTTCGATCAACAGTTTTGGTTGATGGAAGAACATATGAAGCCAAGTGTACCTTCCCCACCAGAAAACAAGCTGAACAAGAAGCTGCAAGACTTGCACTAGAAAGCTTAAGCAAACAGATCAATGATACAGGCTCTCCAACCATTTACACG GAGCCTAGGTTTTGCAAGTCTTTGTTGTATCAGTATGCTCTCAAGAACAACCTAGGGATGCCATCATTTAAGACCATCAATCCAGCAGGGCCATGCCTGGTGTACCTCTCTTACATGGTATTTGGGGGCAAAACTTACACTGGCGAGGTCGCAGGAAGCAAGAAAATGGCAGAACAACTAGCGGCCCGTGTTGCTATTAGATCACTTCTTG AGACGGATGCAGAACGTATGTCAAACATTATCAAGTCCAATAATAAGCATGATCTTTATTCACTAACCAGAAAGGAAAAAGATCATGCTTTTTCAGATAAGTCTAAGG GAGCAGACAGTTTATCAAAACAACTAGAGAAGGCACCAGAAAACTCACCTCTATATCAAGCTAGCATTCAGGTCTCCAAGAATCTGCTTCAAGGCCAAACAAGCAGTCAG ACTGCAACAGTTAGCTTCAATTCTTATGGGACAGTTGGTGGACCTAGAAAGGAACTAACTTGCAAACCTGAAATCAGCACCTGGGAGCAAAACAAGATGGGTGAAACTGATTATAGAAACGTTCCAGACCACAAACCTCAAATAAACAATTGGGTGCAGAATGCAATGAAAACTGCTGATCGCAGGAATGGTCAGGTGCACAAACCTGGACCAGGAACCACTCGACCCAGTAATTGGGAGCAAAACAAGACAGTTGTTGATATGAGGAATGGCCCAAAGCGCAAACTAGAAAGCAACAATTGGAATctgataaaaaagaaaaatctaggatcctaa